A stretch of Gemmatimonadota bacterium DNA encodes these proteins:
- a CDS encoding DegT/DnrJ/EryC1/StrS family aminotransferase — MSETLAIDGGVPVRDTKASQWPTWPDNTEREWEEEIVPILKEVYLDQTEGLPAPVGHRFGQAFAAYCDAAYGVMMPSGTTSIAAGLSAALDLDGLVDGGEVIIPNYTFIATASAPLSVRCSLALVDIDPVSFTMSPEAAEAAITDQTVALLPVHLGGHPADMDALNDIARKHNLKVIEDCAQAHGAEHKGRKVGSLGHVGAFSFQSSKNLTSGEGGCLLTNDRDLRDRAWAFRDVGRRPGGERWEYPRLGWNYRTSEYLAGILLKRLPKLEPQIDLRNKNAAYLSKGLDEIGGLEPPRWHPWVTQHGYHLYMMRYNSEALGGKTRDEFIAALQAEGIPCTPGYQRPLTDEGGLKTAMDRHPHLIRRLPCPHVEAICASSVWFLQNMLLGEREDMDDILTAVAKIKRAFTA; from the coding sequence ATGTCAGAAACACTCGCAATAGATGGTGGTGTTCCCGTGCGCGATACCAAGGCGTCGCAGTGGCCGACATGGCCGGATAACACAGAACGAGAATGGGAAGAAGAAATCGTTCCCATCCTCAAAGAAGTCTATCTCGATCAAACCGAAGGTCTCCCCGCACCTGTGGGGCACCGCTTTGGTCAGGCATTTGCCGCCTATTGCGATGCGGCTTATGGCGTGATGATGCCCAGCGGCACCACGTCTATTGCGGCTGGATTATCCGCCGCGCTCGACCTCGATGGCCTCGTCGATGGCGGCGAAGTCATCATTCCCAATTACACTTTTATAGCCACAGCAAGTGCGCCCCTCTCTGTACGGTGCTCTCTGGCTCTGGTCGATATTGATCCGGTGAGTTTTACAATGTCGCCAGAAGCCGCCGAAGCCGCCATCACAGACCAGACCGTCGCGCTCCTTCCCGTTCACCTGGGGGGACACCCGGCAGACATGGATGCACTCAATGACATCGCCCGTAAGCACAACCTCAAAGTCATCGAAGACTGCGCGCAAGCACACGGCGCCGAGCACAAAGGCCGCAAAGTGGGTTCTCTGGGCCATGTGGGCGCATTCAGCTTTCAGTCGAGCAAAAACTTGACTTCAGGTGAAGGCGGATGTCTTCTCACCAATGATCGAGACCTCAGAGACCGGGCATGGGCATTCCGCGATGTGGGCCGCCGTCCTGGAGGTGAGCGATGGGAATATCCCCGCCTGGGCTGGAATTATCGCACCTCTGAGTACCTGGCAGGCATCCTGTTAAAACGACTGCCCAAACTCGAACCTCAAATCGATTTGCGCAATAAAAATGCAGCTTATCTCAGCAAGGGCCTGGACGAAATTGGCGGACTGGAACCACCGCGATGGCATCCCTGGGTCACGCAGCACGGCTATCACCTGTATATGATGCGCTACAACAGCGAGGCACTTGGAGGGAAAACACGCGATGAATTTATCGCGGCTTTACAGGCCGAAGGCATTCCCTGCACGCCGGGCTATCAGCGGCCCTTAACCGATGAAGGCGGTCTCAAAACCGCGATGGACCGACACCCACACCTGATTCGCCGTTTGCCGTGTCCCCATGTGGAAGCGATATGCGCCTCCAGTGTCTGGTTCCTGCAAAATATGCTGCTGGGGGAACGGGAAGACATGGACGATATTTTAACAGCTGTCGCCAAAATCAAACGCGCGTTTACTGCCTGA